Below is a window of Desmonostoc muscorum LEGE 12446 DNA.
TGACTCAATGCTCGTCACACGAGAACCATTACCAAGAAAATAGGTGACTTCGGGGTCACTATAAATAGCAAACGCTTGTTCGGCATCGCGTTCGGGTATCCAACTGCGAATTATTAAGCGATCGGTTTCTAACAGGTTTGTCATCTTACCTTTGACTAAACAAAGTTGCTATTGTGCAAGATATTAGGATAATTATGCTTGAGAAGTCAAAAGCAATAGAGACAATTACACAAGCAGAATACTATATAGGACTCATATTTGATTTTTAGGAAGCTAGGTACACCTTTATTCCTCCTTCCCAATCCCCAGTCCCCAATCCCCAGTTCCTTACCTCTACGAGTCATTCTCCAAATCAAATCGGATTGCTATATTATTGCTGCTCATTGAATTGGTTATGCAACAGCAAATTCTGAATCTTTCCTGAGTTCCTCAGACCGGAATCCTAACACAATCCGATCCTTTGGTATACCTGCCCTGACAAATTCTGTTGCAATTCCCTCTTCTGTACCATCACGTTGAATCCAAATTTTACCATCAATAATATCAACGTGAATCAGGCAGCCATGCACGCGGCGAGTTGCAGTTGGAGAGAGTTCTGGCACTGGTTCTCGACCAACAATCATCACCAAATATCGATCCTGTTCTTTATCAAAAATAGTTTCATGCTGAATATTGCCATAAGAGTAAGGAATCTTGGTATGTTCGGTAAGAATGTTACAAATTAGCTGTCTGTATTGCTCTAGATTACCCATCGGACTATAACCTCCTGCTTTGGATTAAAAACGATCAGAGGAATTTTGTAGTCTTCCAATATAAGTTTACCAAGTGGCTCTTCCTCAAAAATGTCAGTAAAAATATCCTCATGAACAGCAATATACAAAACTCTATCTGGATGATTACGAGTCATGACAGCAAGGTAAGTAAAATACTGACCAATTGCCTGTTCGAGGTCTGCCACTTCTGAGTCACCGCTGAAGGTCTTAATTTCAACAGCAATCTTCTGGGTTCCTTTTTCTGCTATGAGTAATTTTTCAGCTCCCAAATCAACGTACAAATCTTTTTTACCCCATTTCAGATGAAAAGGGTCGTCGGTAATTGTCCAGCCATCTTTAATTAAGGCATTCTTTAAGTTTTGGTGATAGCGGTCTCTAGCTGGCATAAATTTACTCGAATTACAAATTAGTATCAGTACCTTCGGCTTTTGCAACTTCTAACATTGTCTTTAATACCGAATCTGGATTTAAACTCATAGAATCAATTCCCTGTTCAACTAAAAACTGGGCAAATTCTGGGTAATCGCTGGGTGCTTGTCCACAAATGCCGATTTTGCGGCCGCATTTTTTCGCAGCTTGTATCGCCATTTTCACCATTCGCTTCACACCTTCACTCCGTTCATCAAACAACCGCGCCACCAAGGCTGAATCTCTATCTAACCCC
It encodes the following:
- a CDS encoding XisI protein, which translates into the protein MGNLEQYRQLICNILTEHTKIPYSYGNIQHETIFDKEQDRYLVMIVGREPVPELSPTATRRVHGCLIHVDIIDGKIWIQRDGTEEGIATEFVRAGIPKDRIVLGFRSEELRKDSEFAVA
- a CDS encoding element excision factor XisH family protein, translating into MPARDRYHQNLKNALIKDGWTITDDPFHLKWGKKDLYVDLGAEKLLIAEKGTQKIAVEIKTFSGDSEVADLEQAIGQYFTYLAVMTRNHPDRVLYIAVHEDIFTDIFEEEPLGKLILEDYKIPLIVFNPKQEVIVRWVI